From the Deltaproteobacteria bacterium genome, one window contains:
- a CDS encoding 4Fe-4S dicluster domain-containing protein, with product MLKKAASAKAYLRPPGSISENEFAGRCIRCFICGEVCPNKAIKFVGLDGGISNIGTPYIVPREQGCMLC from the coding sequence TTGCTGAAAAAGGCTGCCTCTGCAAAGGCCTATCTGCGCCCGCCCGGTTCCATATCTGAAAATGAATTTGCAGGCAGGTGCATCCGGTGTTTTATATGCGGTGAGGTCTGCCCGAATAAGGCGATAAAATTTGTTGGTCTTGATGGAGGAATATCAAACATTGGAACGCCTTATATAGTGCCGAGAGAGCAGGGATGCATGCTATGTA
- a CDS encoding 4Fe-4S dicluster domain-containing protein translates to MKKLQLDCPNKSGNDNTKPTRRDFIKDIFKGFVTATGLSSFALLFNFGTEYRFKPLWTVSKKIVSMKGGEKDFFVRPPGARGEEDFLKKCIKCYLCVETCPLQAIKVLGRERGRAADTPFIIPEVTGCDLCLTREKEFCNAICPTDALEKIPADNKIVFDKLVMGQPQNMGIAILDKRVCYAWTKVSLCWACYEVCPYKGKAITTGDRNAPMPNAPTFHPAQCVGCSLCVEVCPVPQKAIAIVYQGEKALIEASLGEKQEIPSQTGGPQWQFDTEKIESRALTDDTINRLEDVEKEHEKEHPAGRKKSEDEGFNPKNIDVLKF, encoded by the coding sequence ATGAAGAAATTACAACTGGATTGCCCGAACAAGTCGGGCAATGACAACACTAAACCAACAAGAAGGGATTTTATAAAAGATATTTTTAAGGGTTTTGTTACAGCAACCGGCTTAAGTTCTTTTGCGCTGCTGTTTAATTTTGGCACAGAATACAGATTCAAGCCGCTCTGGACTGTTTCCAAAAAAATAGTCAGCATGAAGGGCGGTGAAAAGGACTTTTTTGTAAGACCGCCGGGTGCAAGGGGTGAAGAAGACTTTTTAAAGAAGTGCATTAAGTGCTATCTGTGCGTTGAGACATGTCCTTTGCAGGCTATAAAGGTCTTAGGCAGAGAAAGAGGCAGGGCTGCGGATACACCGTTCATAATACCAGAGGTTACAGGATGCGATTTATGTCTTACCAGAGAGAAAGAATTCTGCAATGCAATATGTCCTACAGACGCCCTTGAAAAGATACCTGCTGATAATAAGATTGTATTTGATAAACTTGTAATGGGTCAGCCGCAGAATATGGGCATTGCCATACTTGACAAAAGGGTTTGCTACGCATGGACCAAGGTAAGTTTGTGCTGGGCATGCTATGAGGTTTGTCCATATAAAGGAAAGGCTATAACAACAGGAGACAGGAATGCGCCAATGCCTAATGCGCCCACATTCCACCCTGCCCAGTGTGTAGGGTGCAGTCTATGTGTGGAGGTGTGTCCTGTTCCGCAGAAGGCAATAGCAATAGTATATCAGGGAGAAAAGGCATTGATAGAGGCATCCTTAGGAGAAAAACAGGAGATACCATCCCAGACCGGGGGGCCTCAGTGGCAGTTTGATACTGAAAAGATAGAGTCCCGCGCCCTTACTGACGATACTATAAATAGACTGGAGGATGTAGAAAAAGAGCATGAAAAAGAGCATCCTGCGGGCAGAAAAAAGAGCGAGGATGAGGGGTTTAATCCCAAGAATATTGATGTGCTGAAGTTCTAA
- a CDS encoding GIY-YIG nuclease family protein produces the protein MEKYYYVYILASQRNGTLYIGITSDLIKRVWEHKNKFVDGFTKEYNVNKLVYYEQYNDPENAIKREKRLKKYNRKWKLNLIEEVNPDWKDLYEEITTGLPEQVGQ, from the coding sequence ATGGAAAAGTATTATTATGTTTATATTCTAGCAAGCCAAAGAAATGGAACTTTGTACATAGGAATCACATCGGATTTAATTAAAAGAGTCTGGGAACACAAAAATAAATTCGTAGATGGTTTTACAAAAGAATACAATGTAAATAAACTTGTTTATTATGAGCAGTACAACGATCCGGAAAATGCCATAAAAAGAGAGAAGAGGTTAAAAAAATATAATAGAAAATGGAAGTTAAATCTAATTGAAGAAGTAAACCCCGATTGGAAGGATTTATATGAAGAAATTACAACTGGATTGCCCGAACAAGTCGGGCAATGA
- a CDS encoding 4Fe-4S binding protein, which produces MLQIIRRTIQVSGIVLIIFIPFLSLYGVLAENYRLAMVDGEGWQRFFDQIDRIVRYISDDPIKTARALKGSLFWSVTIKDFNISDPLTFVGSLFGSLDFYSKLFISIVPLVLLTLLLGRVYCGWLCPMNLMFELNSKIRTLLRKVGINTFNVSFARLNKYMMLIVGAVLSLVLGVQVFSFIYPPILLNRELIHLIYFGSVGTGAVMLVLIFIFEISISQRAWCRYFCPGGALWSLMGAKRLVQITIDRQICDDCGKCNLACEFGLDPMRGKMGMECDNCGKCVSKCKPDALKYSIVFPWQRGGVIRERNEEKEEFRKASN; this is translated from the coding sequence ATGCTTCAAATTATCCGCCGCACAATTCAGGTATCAGGCATTGTCCTGATAATATTTATCCCGTTTTTGAGCCTTTACGGTGTCCTTGCAGAAAATTATCGCCTTGCAATGGTGGATGGCGAAGGTTGGCAGAGATTCTTTGACCAGATAGACAGGATTGTCAGATACATAAGTGATGACCCGATAAAGACCGCAAGGGCATTAAAAGGGAGTCTTTTCTGGTCTGTAACCATAAAGGACTTCAACATATCTGACCCGCTTACATTTGTAGGCTCGCTCTTTGGGAGTTTGGATTTTTATTCAAAATTATTTATATCCATTGTGCCGCTGGTTTTGCTCACACTCTTATTAGGCAGGGTCTATTGCGGATGGCTCTGTCCAATGAACTTGATGTTTGAATTAAACAGCAAGATTAGAACATTGTTGAGGAAGGTGGGGATAAACACATTTAATGTCAGTTTTGCCAGATTAAATAAATATATGATGCTGATAGTAGGCGCTGTGCTTTCTCTTGTTCTTGGCGTTCAGGTTTTTTCATTTATATACCCTCCTATCCTCTTAAACAGAGAACTCATTCACCTTATATATTTTGGTTCTGTTGGCACTGGCGCTGTTATGCTGGTTTTGATATTTATATTTGAGATATCTATTTCACAGCGGGCATGGTGCAGATATTTCTGCCCGGGCGGGGCATTATGGTCTTTAATGGGCGCAAAGAGGCTTGTTCAGATTACTATTGACAGGCAGATTTGCGATGACTGCGGCAAATGCAACCTTGCATGTGAATTCGGTCTTGACCCTATGCGCGGCAAAATGGGCATGGAATGCGACAATTGCGGAAAATGTGTTTCAAAGTGTAAACCCGATGCCCTTAAGTATTCAATAGTATTTCCATGGCAAAGGGGTGGGGTAATAAGGGAACGGAATGAAGAAAAGGAAGAGTTCAGGAAGGCGAGTAATTAA